A single Roseofilum casamattae BLCC-M143 DNA region contains:
- a CDS encoding element excision factor XisH family protein, with the protein MSAKDVYHNTVKVALQKEGWVITHDPLVLELSSGRLEIDLGAEQLVAAEKDSIQIAVEIKSFLLPSATSQFHQALGQFLNYRVALKVKDSNRILFLAVPAKVYRNFFSGELAQLSIAEYQVKLIVFDSEQEVIVEWKD; encoded by the coding sequence ATGTCCGCCAAAGATGTTTATCACAATACCGTCAAAGTAGCCCTGCAAAAAGAAGGTTGGGTCATTACCCACGATCCATTAGTTTTAGAGCTATCTTCCGGTCGGCTGGAAATCGATCTAGGGGCAGAACAACTCGTTGCTGCTGAAAAAGATAGCATCCAAATTGCGGTTGAAATCAAAAGTTTCTTATTGCCTTCAGCAACATCGCAATTTCATCAAGCTTTAGGGCAATTTCTCAACTATCGAGTTGCATTGAAGGTTAAAGATTCAAATCGAATTCTGTTTTTAGCAGTTCCAGCAAAAGTATATCGCAACTTCTTTTCTGGAGAACTAGCACAGTTGAGTATTGCTGAATACCAGGTCAAACTTATTGTATTTGATTCCGAACAAGAGGTCATTGTCGAATGGAAAGATTAG
- a CDS encoding XisI protein produces MERLEQYRQFILQIIAEHNRYKPSYGDLEQLTIADTQNDHYQLTTIGWEGDLRVFRSLIHIDIKGDKIWIQHDGTEIGVANQLIELGVPKKAIVLGFHDPAARKFTEFAVN; encoded by the coding sequence ATGGAAAGATTAGAGCAATACCGCCAATTTATTTTGCAAATTATCGCGGAACACAATCGGTATAAGCCATCCTACGGAGATCTAGAACAACTGACGATCGCAGACACCCAGAACGACCACTATCAACTGACAACCATCGGCTGGGAAGGCGACCTCCGAGTTTTTCGTTCTTTAATTCATATCGATATTAAAGGCGATAAAATTTGGATTCAGCATGATGGAACGGAAATTGGCGTGGCGAATCAACTCATCGAGTTAGGCGTACCGAAAAAAGCGATCGTCCTTGGTTTCCACGATCCTGCTGCTCGCAAGTTTACTGAATTTGCGGTCAATTAA
- a CDS encoding S-layer homology domain-containing protein has product MSHRPKILALPAIAVAVVSLASCANSSGGNTLETILAPDPQLQPTPAPEATATPAPQPSPTPDSAEVSLPENFPTDIPEYPNGTLEVVAPLTPPEEGTITRWFSADSATLIRRYYQTELTQNNWKITTPKENNEGNLIAEQNNLQLTLAFAPPKSGETIYTLTYRRQETSATVPKPEEKPEVNSSEEKTTPAPETSPTPAPSESDTSEGSNSDIPEQLAPAAKQVLALKIIQLENKVASLETFEPNRIITRGEYARWLIEVNNLLYQDDPGKQIRLASTSQDSAFQDVPKNNPDFPYIQGLAETGLIPSALSGDATATRFRPDAPLTRENLIAWKVPLDSRSALPKATLDAVKETWGFQDSGKINSQFLPGILADFQNGNNANIRRVFGYTRLLQPQKAVTRAEAAAVLAYFGVQGEVISAEEVAALRGKE; this is encoded by the coding sequence GTGTCCCATCGTCCGAAAATTCTAGCATTACCGGCGATCGCAGTGGCGGTTGTCTCTCTGGCGTCCTGCGCGAATAGCTCGGGAGGCAATACTCTCGAAACTATACTCGCTCCCGACCCGCAACTGCAACCAACTCCCGCACCGGAAGCGACTGCAACACCTGCGCCACAACCGAGTCCGACTCCAGACTCCGCAGAAGTGAGTCTTCCGGAAAACTTTCCCACAGATATTCCCGAATATCCAAACGGGACATTAGAAGTTGTGGCTCCGTTAACGCCACCGGAGGAAGGAACGATTACTCGCTGGTTTAGTGCCGACTCGGCTACATTAATTCGCCGATATTACCAAACGGAGTTAACGCAAAATAATTGGAAGATTACCACTCCGAAAGAGAATAACGAGGGGAATCTTATTGCAGAACAAAATAACTTGCAACTAACTCTCGCATTTGCGCCTCCCAAGTCTGGCGAAACCATCTATACTCTCACCTATCGCCGTCAAGAAACGAGTGCGACAGTGCCGAAACCCGAGGAAAAACCGGAGGTAAATTCGAGTGAAGAGAAAACAACTCCCGCACCGGAAACATCTCCGACTCCTGCACCATCGGAGTCTGACACTTCTGAAGGTTCTAATTCCGATATTCCGGAACAATTAGCACCGGCAGCCAAACAAGTTCTGGCATTGAAGATTATTCAATTAGAGAATAAGGTGGCGTCTCTAGAAACCTTCGAGCCGAATCGAATTATTACTCGCGGGGAATACGCGCGCTGGTTGATTGAAGTGAATAATTTATTGTATCAAGACGATCCGGGAAAACAGATTCGTTTGGCGTCAACCTCTCAGGATTCAGCGTTTCAGGATGTCCCTAAAAACAATCCCGATTTTCCTTATATTCAAGGATTAGCAGAAACCGGATTAATTCCCAGCGCTCTGAGTGGAGATGCCACAGCCACTCGCTTTCGTCCCGATGCTCCGCTAACGCGCGAGAATTTGATTGCGTGGAAAGTTCCGTTAGATAGTCGCAGCGCTCTCCCCAAGGCAACGTTGGATGCGGTGAAAGAGACCTGGGGATTTCAGGATTCGGGGAAAATTAATAGCCAATTTTTGCCTGGTATTTTGGCTGATTTTCAGAATGGAAATAATGCGAATATTCGCCGGGTTTTTGGGTATACAAGATTGTTGCAACCCCAAAAAGCAGTGACTCGCGCGGAGGCAGCAGCGGTACTGGCTTATTTTGGCGTTCAAGGAGAAGTGATTTCGGCAGAAGAAGTTGCGGCATTGCGCGGGAAGGAATAG
- a CDS encoding sulfurtransferase, translated as MARSQTSSLFTQSYAAETSLQHRWVVDATEAKQLIEAGAILLDARGRGAKGQLQGAIPVRWQDFSPNDAIHRGQLLEDDRQLTEKLQGLGISADRPVVVFANPPEGWGEDGRIVWMLRTLGHSQAVMVDGGFAALVQADVPEREDKPLTPMPGDFVVQRNPDWAIAKEELQEQLRGDNVVIIDSREPREFAGKTPYGERRGGHIPGAVNLYFKDFLQSNGMLLSQPDILRNLAEVGITGEIEVIVYCTGGIRSAWLAAMLVTLGINVRNYAGSMWEWSASPAESYPLE; from the coding sequence ATGGCGCGATCGCAGACGTCTAGTTTGTTTACCCAATCTTATGCTGCCGAAACCTCCTTGCAACATCGATGGGTTGTGGATGCCACCGAAGCCAAACAATTGATTGAGGCTGGCGCTATTTTATTAGATGCTCGCGGTCGTGGAGCCAAAGGACAGTTGCAAGGCGCTATTCCGGTACGCTGGCAAGATTTTTCACCCAACGATGCAATTCATCGCGGACAACTACTGGAGGACGATCGCCAGTTGACAGAAAAATTGCAAGGGTTGGGCATTTCCGCCGATCGCCCTGTAGTAGTTTTTGCTAATCCTCCCGAGGGTTGGGGAGAAGACGGTCGTATTGTTTGGATGTTGCGGACGTTGGGACATTCGCAAGCAGTTATGGTTGATGGGGGGTTTGCAGCATTGGTGCAGGCGGATGTTCCGGAACGGGAGGACAAGCCGTTAACGCCGATGCCTGGGGATTTTGTCGTGCAGCGGAATCCGGATTGGGCGATCGCAAAAGAGGAATTGCAAGAGCAGTTACGTGGGGATAATGTGGTTATTATCGATAGCCGAGAACCGCGCGAGTTTGCTGGAAAAACCCCTTATGGAGAACGGCGCGGAGGTCATATTCCCGGTGCGGTGAATTTGTATTTTAAGGACTTTTTGCAATCGAATGGAATGTTATTATCGCAACCGGATATTTTGCGAAACTTGGCGGAGGTGGGGATTACTGGAGAGATTGAAGTTATTGTCTATTGTACCGGCGGGATTCGCTCGGCTTGGTTGGCAGCCATGTTGGTTACCCTAGGTATTAATGTGCGAAATTATGCCGGATCGATGTGGGAATGGTCGGCGAGTCCGGCGGAAAGTTATCCTCTGGAGTAA
- a CDS encoding TIGR02452 family protein produces MKMKRRAIAQDTLNILNAGYYHSEQGVRVNLDRDIKQCLSQTKYYDPETLINLEKEVLARPPQYDRTEFLAQNETTLIGAERLARSQKFQRIAVLNFASSKNPGGGFLNGAQAQEESLARSSALYLSLTQCRQYYDYHRAHRDLLYSNRIIYSPNCPVFRQDSGAFLEEPYSVDFITSPAPNAGQIKRQNPKQLEQIPEVLRDRASKVLSLAAHYGCDALVLGAWGCGVFCNDPAIVGQTFADLLLPNQPFWQRFQFVLFSVLSSNKQQHILAEFERRFNR; encoded by the coding sequence ATGAAAATGAAGCGCAGGGCGATCGCCCAAGATACACTTAATATTCTCAATGCCGGATATTATCATTCCGAGCAAGGAGTGCGGGTTAATCTCGATCGCGATATTAAACAATGTTTGTCTCAGACCAAATATTACGATCCCGAGACCTTAATTAACCTGGAGAAAGAAGTTCTCGCTCGCCCTCCTCAGTACGATCGCACTGAGTTTCTCGCTCAAAATGAAACTACATTAATAGGGGCCGAACGACTGGCGCGATCGCAAAAATTCCAACGCATTGCCGTACTGAATTTTGCCTCGTCTAAAAATCCTGGCGGAGGTTTTCTCAATGGCGCTCAAGCCCAGGAAGAAAGTTTAGCTCGCTCTTCCGCATTATATTTAAGTTTAACTCAATGCCGACAATACTATGACTATCATCGCGCTCATCGCGACTTATTATATTCCAATCGAATAATTTATTCGCCAAATTGTCCGGTATTTCGCCAAGATAGCGGTGCATTTTTAGAAGAACCTTACTCGGTTGATTTTATTACCAGTCCAGCACCGAATGCAGGGCAAATAAAACGGCAGAATCCGAAACAGCTCGAACAAATTCCGGAAGTATTGCGCGATCGCGCTAGCAAAGTCTTGAGTTTAGCCGCGCATTACGGTTGCGATGCTCTCGTACTTGGAGCTTGGGGATGTGGAGTTTTCTGCAACGATCCGGCAATAGTAGGGCAAACATTTGCCGATTTACTCTTACCAAACCAACCGTTCTGGCAGCGATTTCAGTTTGTTTTATTCTCGGTTCTTTCATCGAACAAACAGCAGCATATACTGGCTGAATTTGAACGCCGATTTAATCGATAA
- a CDS encoding phytoene/squalene synthase family protein, with protein MSGLRNALGMLEGTSRTFYIPITRLPPQLQEAVASGYLCMRAIDEIEDHPSLENEVKAQLLRQMSWSLQSGTNNTALARTSLDWGSHHSEIPEVSLRLLEWATLAPEAIAPRIWDATAAMANRMADWAERNWRVDTERDLDCYTFSVAGAVGLMLSDLWAWYDGTQTNRTQAVGFGRGLQSVNILRNYREDLQRGVSFFPQGWTMGDMQNYARRNLQLANEYTQALPSGPALDFCKIPLALAHATLDVLNDGEEKLSRSAVLTLIQQITS; from the coding sequence ATGAGTGGGTTGAGAAACGCTTTAGGGATGTTAGAGGGAACGAGTCGGACGTTTTATATTCCGATTACTCGCCTTCCTCCCCAACTACAAGAGGCTGTGGCATCGGGTTATCTGTGTATGCGAGCTATTGATGAGATTGAAGATCATCCCAGCTTGGAGAATGAGGTCAAAGCTCAATTATTGCGCCAGATGAGCTGGAGTTTGCAGTCCGGAACGAACAATACAGCCTTAGCTCGAACGAGTCTTGATTGGGGCAGCCACCATTCCGAGATTCCAGAAGTCAGCTTAAGATTATTAGAGTGGGCAACCTTAGCACCAGAAGCGATCGCCCCGAGAATTTGGGATGCCACCGCAGCCATGGCCAATCGGATGGCAGACTGGGCAGAGCGTAACTGGAGGGTGGATACCGAGCGCGATCTCGACTGCTATACCTTTAGCGTTGCCGGTGCAGTAGGGTTAATGCTCTCGGATTTGTGGGCCTGGTACGATGGCACCCAGACCAACCGGACTCAGGCAGTTGGATTTGGCCGGGGACTACAATCAGTAAATATCCTCCGCAATTATCGCGAGGATTTGCAGCGAGGCGTCAGTTTCTTTCCGCAAGGATGGACGATGGGAGATATGCAGAACTACGCTCGCCGCAATTTGCAACTGGCCAACGAATACACCCAAGCTCTACCTTCCGGCCCGGCACTGGATTTTTGTAAAATTCCCTTAGCTTTAGCTCATGCTACCCTGGATGTACTTAATGATGGTGAAGAGAAACTCAGTCGCAGTGCGGTCTTGACCTTAATTCAACAAATTACCAGTTAG
- a CDS encoding class I SAM-dependent methyltransferase: MSYSERLLQQGNTLTRVAHRSRFQAVLNVLGDRKYSRALDYGCGDGWLLRVAYEQGAIESGFGIDIAPEMIAASQETLKDIPGFQLGFPPDTTTLISPQSLDLVFCTETLEHVCDPEAVLDTVLPLCQPNATLVISVPIEVGPSLLVKQTGRYLANLKGGYGYERYTPSELFSAAILWDCKSFPSSHADRLSYRAHKGFDYRDLEALLQEKIAVEKKLFSPFPMMGSLFNSTAIWVGKTL, translated from the coding sequence ATGTCTTACTCCGAACGCCTTCTGCAACAAGGAAATACCCTGACTCGCGTCGCGCACCGATCGCGATTTCAAGCCGTACTCAATGTCTTGGGCGATCGTAAATACTCTCGCGCTCTCGATTATGGGTGTGGCGATGGTTGGCTGTTGCGAGTAGCTTACGAACAAGGAGCAATCGAGTCGGGTTTTGGCATTGATATTGCTCCAGAGATGATTGCAGCATCTCAAGAAACCTTAAAAGACATCCCCGGATTTCAATTAGGATTTCCTCCCGATACAACCACCCTAATTTCTCCACAAAGTCTCGATTTAGTCTTTTGCACCGAAACTCTAGAGCACGTCTGCGATCCGGAAGCCGTTCTCGATACAGTTTTACCCCTGTGCCAACCCAATGCAACACTAGTTATCTCCGTTCCGATTGAAGTCGGTCCTTCCCTGCTGGTCAAACAAACCGGGCGATACTTAGCCAACTTAAAAGGAGGATATGGCTACGAACGCTATACCCCTAGCGAACTCTTTTCTGCCGCAATTTTATGGGATTGTAAAAGCTTTCCTTCTTCCCATGCCGATCGCCTCTCCTATCGAGCGCATAAAGGCTTTGATTATCGCGATTTAGAAGCCCTACTCCAAGAGAAAATCGCCGTTGAGAAAAAACTATTTTCTCCATTTCCAATGATGGGAAGCCTATTTAACAGTACAGCAATTTGGGTCGGTAAAACCTTGTAA
- a CDS encoding SGNH/GDSL hydrolase family protein, translating into MKNLIHNKLFWRIPVILLAAVILAECSLRFGLGLGNPALVQADVQTGYRFQPNQNIWRFGKQIIYNQYSQRSEPIELEKSPDSFRILMVGDSVLNGGNPIDQSDIISEILENYLENSGHRAEVLNASSGSWGLGNQKGYIEKFGLFDSDPIILQIGVHDLLQPTSTSDAVGSIYFPNRRPILAISEAWTRYLWPRVRQRIPLNTPRAEIPVAQLDPKAQFQENMQTFGQMVNLIRSSNRSVLVLFTPNRFDLLPTPKTPPYSEEFLTQLASENIPVIDAYQVWSDLPPETIASFFRDSVHLNATGNREVAALICDYLNSSEQLPSCVK; encoded by the coding sequence ATGAAAAACTTAATTCATAACAAACTGTTTTGGCGCATTCCCGTAATTCTGCTTGCCGCTGTAATTCTGGCTGAATGTAGTTTGCGCTTTGGTCTGGGTTTAGGCAATCCCGCTCTCGTCCAAGCCGATGTCCAAACCGGTTATCGATTTCAACCCAATCAAAATATCTGGCGTTTTGGCAAACAAATTATCTATAACCAGTATTCGCAACGTTCCGAACCCATAGAACTAGAAAAATCTCCAGACAGTTTCCGCATACTCATGGTCGGAGATTCCGTTTTAAATGGAGGCAATCCGATCGACCAATCCGATATTATTTCCGAAATCCTAGAGAACTATCTCGAAAACTCCGGTCATCGAGCTGAAGTCCTGAATGCTTCCTCTGGGTCTTGGGGACTGGGAAATCAGAAAGGTTATATCGAAAAATTTGGCTTATTCGACAGCGACCCGATTATTCTACAAATCGGAGTTCACGATCTATTACAACCCACCAGTACCAGCGATGCCGTCGGTTCGATCTACTTCCCCAATCGTCGTCCGATATTAGCGATTTCCGAAGCTTGGACTCGCTACCTTTGGCCTCGCGTGCGGCAAAGAATTCCTCTCAATACCCCCAGGGCTGAAATTCCGGTAGCACAGCTCGATCCGAAGGCTCAGTTTCAGGAGAATATGCAAACGTTTGGGCAGATGGTTAATTTAATCCGATCTTCCAACCGATCCGTACTCGTGCTCTTCACTCCCAATCGCTTCGATCTGTTGCCAACTCCGAAAACTCCACCATATTCGGAGGAGTTTTTGACACAATTAGCCTCGGAAAATATTCCCGTAATTGATGCTTATCAGGTGTGGTCAGACCTCCCTCCAGAAACGATCGCTTCCTTTTTTCGCGATAGCGTTCATCTCAATGCCACGGGGAATCGAGAAGTTGCGGCTTTAATCTGCGACTATCTTAATTCCAGCGAGCAGTTGCCAAGCTGTGTTAAATAA